The following proteins are co-located in the Telopea speciosissima isolate NSW1024214 ecotype Mountain lineage chromosome 9, Tspe_v1, whole genome shotgun sequence genome:
- the LOC122639490 gene encoding uncharacterized protein LOC122639490: MAAALDCAFSTFTFTTGCSSYDVFLNFRGEDTRNNLTGFLNSVKSCGLEKLSAQLCVEQSMGPKSPSLYSPKDMQTANGACWNLLRFMSATNPTVNWSFLYSSTLSRRMFGIRPEVLKKHFGSTGRILNHKPLRVGGKL, encoded by the exons ATGGCAGCAGCACTAGATTGTGCTTTCTCCACTTTCACCTTCACAACTGGATGTTCTAGTTACGATGTGTTCCTCAACTTCAGGGGAGAAGATACTCGTAATAACTTAACTGGCTTCCTTAACTCAG TGAAAAGTTGTGGATTGGAGAAGCTATCTGCCCAGCTTTGTGTAGAGCAATCGATGGGTCCAAAATCTCCATCCCTGTATTCTCCCAAGGATATGCAGACAGCAAATGGTGCCTGCTGGAACTTGCTCAGATTTATGAGTGCCACAAATCCAACCGTCAACTGGTCTTTCCTATATTCTTCAACGTTGAGCCGTCGCATGTTCGGAATCAGACCGGAAGTTTTGAAGAAGCATTTCGGCAGCACGGGAAGAATTTTGAACCACAAACCGTTGAGAGTTGGAGGAAAGCTTTGA